A window of Citrus sinensis cultivar Valencia sweet orange chromosome 7, DVS_A1.0, whole genome shotgun sequence contains these coding sequences:
- the LOC102630181 gene encoding berberine bridge enzyme-like 4 produces the protein MEALISLLLVTMSTIFLSVSGSNLESFLQCLPQHAQPSNPISDVIFTQNHSNFQSVLNAYIKNRKFLIASTPKPLAILTAKHESHVQATVICAKQAGLELRIRSGGHDYDGLSYISTVPFVILDMFNLRSIDIDIANETAWVQAGATLGELYFKIANTSKVHAFPAGVCHSLGVGGHISGGGYGNLLRKYGISVDNVIDAQLVDVKGRILNRESMGEDLFWAIRGGGGASFGVILAWKIKLVAVPEKVTLFKVDKTLAQGATDVLYKWQYVAPKLPEELFIRVMILVPKEEKTVSVSFIGFFLGQTESLMKLMNQKFPEVGLQPNDCHEMSWGQSTVFFLDSSQNVTSIDVLLQRPTEAKISFKAKSDYVKNVIPREGLEEIWKKMIDNENMFMQWNPYGGRMSEISESETAFPHRAGNLFLIQYYESWPEEGINATDLYTNKLRDFYDSMAPYVSSNPRNTYLNYRDLDIGISSNNQTSLKDAEVYGTKYFNGNFKKLVEVKTRFDPDNFFKNEQSIPPGNLN, from the coding sequence ATGGAGGCTTTGATCTCCCTTTTACTTGTTACTATGTcaactatttttctttcagtTTCTGGGTCAAATCTTGAATCGTTTCTCCAATGTCTGCCTCAGCACGCTCAGCCCTCTAACCCCATCTCTGATGTTATTTTTACccaaaatcattcaaattttcaatctgTTCTGAATGCTTATATCAAAAACCGCAAGTTCTTAATTGCTTCAACTCCGAAACCCCTCGCTATTTTAACAGCCAAGCATGAATCCCATGTCCAGGCAACTGTAATATGTGCAAAACAAGCCGGCCTGGAACTCAGAATCCGCAGTGGCGGCCATGATTACGACGGCCTTTCGTATATATCGACAGTCCCATTTGTTATTCTGGACATGTTCAATCTCCGATCCATTGATATTGACATTGCAAACGAAACTGCATGGGTTCAGGCTGGAGCTACCCTTGGAGAATTATACTTTAAAATTGCAAATACAAGCAAAGTGCACGCCTTCCCAGCCGGGGTTTGCCATTCACTTGGTGTCGGAGGGCACATTAGCGGTGGCGGGTACGGGAATCTGTTAAGGAAATACGGCATCTCTGTGGACAATGTCATTGATGCACAACTTGTTGATGTTAAAGGAAGAATTCTGAACAGGGAATCCATGGGAGAGGATCTGTTTTGGGCCATCCGGGGAGGCGGTGGGGCAAGTTTCGGGGTTATATTGGCATGGAAAATCAAGCTAGTTGCTGTTCCGGAGAAAGTGACTTTATTCAAAGTAGATAAAACACTTGCTCAGGGTGCAACAGATGTTTTATATAAATGGCAATATGTTGCTCCGAAGCTTCCTGAAGAACTTTTCATAAGAGTAATGATCCTAGTTCCTAAAGAGGAGAAAACAGTTTCGGTTTCGTTCATTGGTTTCTTTCTCGGACAAACTGAAAGCCTAATGAAATTGATGAATCAGAAATTTCCTGAAGTGGGATTACAGCCAAATGATTGCCATGAAATGAGTTGGGGTCAATCCACGGTCTTTTTTTTGGACAGCTCACAGAATGTTACATCGATTGATGTTTTACTCCAAAGGCCAACAGAggcaaaaatttcttttaaagccAAATCCGATTACGTGAAAAATGTGATTCCAAGGGAGGGTTTAgaagaaatatggaaaaaaatgattgataATGAGAATATGTTTATGCAATGGAATCCTTATGGGGGGAGAATGAGTGAGATTTCGGAATCGGAAACAGCATTTCCTCACAGAGCTGGAAACTTGTTCCTGATTCAGTATTATGAAAGTTGGCCAGAAGAGGGAATTAATGCTACCGATCTTTACACAAATAAGCTGAGGGACTTCTATGATTCAATGGCTCCTTATGTCTCTAGTAACCCAAGAAACACATATCTTAACTATAGAGATCTTGATATCGGCATCAGTTCAAACAATCAAACAAGCCTGAAAGACGCTGAAGTTTATGGGACCAAGTATTTCAATggaaattttaagaaattggTTGAAGTAAAGACCAGGTTTGATCCCgataatttcttcaagaaTGAACAAAGCATTCCACCAGGCAACTTAAATTAG
- the LOC112498539 gene encoding uncharacterized protein LOC112498539, giving the protein MAKSVITLMVLLTLVAIATARRAKYDKECFRKCCAKCFGRFRLTCVILCEQKCKRSLPISESSDSCISTCVKSTATNFSSDVAKAERCLGSCAERGKKKT; this is encoded by the exons ATGGCGAAATCTGTGATAACACTGATGGTACTGTTGACCCTTGTAGCAATTGCGACGGCCCGACGAGCCAAGTACGACAAGGAGTGTTTCAGAAAATGCTGTGCTAAATGCTTCGGCAGATTTCGTTTAACGTGTGTGATACTTTGTgaacaaaaatgtaaaagGTCGCTGCCCATCTCTGAATCGTCGGACAGTTGCATTAGTACCTGCGTAAAATCCACGGCTACTAATTTCAGCTCTG ATGTTGCAAAAGCAGAACGTTGTCTGGGCTCATGCGCTGAGAGAGGCAAGAAGAAGACCTAA
- the LOC112496252 gene encoding protein TAP1-like: MDRRSVSSVSVLMIMSILLLSGGLAIATHIDCYKTCMKICPFQRKYCEKLCTERCHRAAAAAVADHRYYCKLGCSLEKCTKFGRDMQKVGSCENECANKYCNVKVF, translated from the exons ATGGACAGGAGAAGTGTTAGCTCAGTTAGTGTTCTTATGATAATGTCAATACTTCTTTTGTCTGGTGGGCTTGCAATTGCGACTCATATTGACTGCTACAAAACTTGCATGAAAATTTGCCCTTTCCAACGAAAATATTGTGAGAAATTATGCACTGAGAGGTGTCACCGTGCAGCCGCCGCGGCGGTGGCGGATCACCGCTACTACTGTAAACTTGGTTGTTCACTTGAAAAGTGCACCAAATTCGGCCGTg ACATGCAGAAAGTGGGAAGCTGCGAGAATGAGTGCGCAAACAAGTATTGCAATGTCAAGGTTTTCTAG
- the LOC127898764 gene encoding receptor kinase-like protein Xa21, with amino-acid sequence MDFANNTLTGSLPDDMCQHLPRLQALDINNNHVTGPVPRNLWQCQELIAISLSHNQLTGLIPRDIGNLTSARALLLGNNNLIGEIPHEIGNLHNLEYLVLENNNFDGVIPAEIFNLGTIPSFIFNASKLSILGIRTNSFSGTIPSTIANLRNLQWLDLSFNYLTSSTSELSFLSSLRNCRNLKVIDLTGNQLHGILPSSMGNLSTSLEYIYMPYCRRSGRIPEEIGNLINLITMSLGINKLTGSIPISLGKLQKLQGLYLYKNKLEGSIPDSLCNLGRLVELQFYDNKLFGSIPACIGKLSPLRNLLLHSNVLTYVIPSTFLSLRDILVFNFSSNSLNGSLPLDIGNLKVVVGIDLSRNNLSDSIPTVIGGLSNLAFFSLAYNKLQGSIPESLGDLRSLEFLDLSNNSFSGFIPRSFEKLLYLEYLNLSFNRLKGEIPSGESFANFSDNSFMGNSFLCGSPNLQVPPRKDIKTSPHRKSRKNTRSSARLPSSCEILPALE; translated from the exons ATGGATTTTGCAAACAATACTCTGACGGGTAGCTTACCCGACGACATGTGCCAACATCTTCCTCGTCTACAAGCATTggacataaataataatcatgttACAGGTCCAGTTCCACGCAATCTATGGCAATGTCAAGAGCTTATTGCTATTTCATTGTCTCATAATCAGTTAACTGGACTCATTCCAAGAGATATTGGTAACTTGACCTCGGCCAGAGCACTCTTACTTGGCAATAACAACTTGATAG GTGAGATACCGCATGAAATTGGTAATCTACATAATCTGGAGTATTTGGTGCTCGAAAATAACAACTTTGATGGTGTTATCCCAGCTGAAATCTTCAATCT CGGGACAATTCCTAGTTTCATCTTCAATGCCTCTAAGCTGTCTATTCTTGGGATTAGAACAAACTCCTTCTCAGGAACTATTCCGAGCACAATTGCTAATTTAAGGAACCTCCAGTGGCTCGACTTAAGTTTTAACTACTTGACATCTTCGACTTCGGAATTGAGCTTTCTTTCCTCTTTGagaaattgcagaaatttaaaagtaatagaCTTGACAGGAAATCAACTACATGGCATCCTTCCAAGTTCCATGGGCAATCTTTCTACTTCTTTAGAATATATTTACATGCCTTATTGCCGCCGTAGCGGCAGGATTCCTGAAGAAATTGGAAACCTGATCAACTTGATAACCATGAGTTTAGGAATCAATAAGCTGACCGGATCAATTCCAATTTCTCTGGGTAAGCTGCAGAAACTGCAAGGTCTCTATCTTTACAAGAATAAATTAGAAGGATCCATTCCGGACAGCCTTTGTAATTTGGGTAGACTGGTTGAGTTGCAGTTTTACGATAATAAGCTTTTTGGATCGATCCCTGCATGCATAGGTAAGCTCAGTCCTCTAAGAAACCTCTTATTGCACTCCAACGTGTTAACTTATGTTATACCTTCCACTTTTTTGAGCCTTAGAGACATCTTGGTCTTTAACTTTTCATCAAATTCTTTGAACGGATCTCTTCCATTAGATATTGGAAATTTAAAGGTTGTAGTAGGAATAGACTTGTCAAGGAACAATTTGTCAGATAGTATACCAACCGTTATTGGAGGACTAAGTAATCTAGCATTTTTCTCCTTAGCATATAACAAATTGCAAGGATCGATTCCTGAGTCATTAGGCGATTTGAGAAGTTTGGAGTTCTTGGATTTGTCTAATAATAGTTTCTCTGGTTTTATTCCTAGATCCTTTGAGAAACTTTTATACCTTGAATATCTAAATCTTTCTTTCAATAGACTAAAAGGAGAGATTCCAAGTGGAGAATCTTTTGCAAATTTCTCAGATAATTCATTTATGGGAAATAGTTTTTTGTGTGGTTCGCCTAATCTACAAGTCCCACCACGCAAAGATATCAAGACTAGCCCTCACCGAAAGTCAAGGAAAAACACGCGCAGTTCTGCAAGATTGCCTAGCTCCTGTGAAATTCTTCCTGCATTGGAATAA
- the LOC127898765 gene encoding probable LRR receptor-like serine/threonine-protein kinase At3g47570 — MPNGSLEERLYSNEIILDIFQRLNIMINVASALEYLHFGHLIPVIHCDLKSSNVLLDDNMVAHLSDFGIAKLLNGEDQSMMRTQTLAIIGYMSPEYRIEGRVSTKADAYAYGIMLMETFSGKKPTSENFGGEMTLYCWGSLHLSLLASPRSIESILNIELDNRDRFWAPVEATQYTVLETFKGFVKLIRLYIKDDSVDSLRMAIDGCIRSRGMNAYRLGIRGSRIGAL; from the exons ATGCCTAATGGGAGCTTGGAGGAGCGTCTGTATtctaatgaaattattttggatATTTTCCAAAGGTTGAACATCATGATAAATGTTGCTTCAGCTTTGGAATATCTCCACTTTGGTCATTTAATTCCTGTAATCCATTGTGACTTAAAGTCGAGCAATGTATTGTTAGACGATAATATGGTTGCTCATTTGAGTGATTTTGGCATTGCAAAACTCTTAAATGGAGAAGATCAATCTATGATGAGGACACAAACCCTTGCCATAATAGGTTATATGTCTCCAG AGTACAGAATAGAAGGACGAGTTTCAACAAAAGCAGATGCTTATGCCTATGGAATTATGTTGATGGAAACATTTAGCGGAAAAAAACCCACAAGTGAAAATTTTGGTGGAGAAATGACATTATACTGTTGGG GTTCTTTGCATTTGAGTTTGTTGGCTAGCCCAAGATCAATAGAGTCAATATTGAACATAGAGTTGGATAACCGAGATCGTTTCTGGGCTCCAGTAGAAGCAACGCAGTAT ACCGTTCTTGAGACTTTCAAGGGCTTCGTGAAATTGATACGTCTCTACATTAAGGACGATAGTGTG GATTCATTGAGGATGGCTATCGATGGTTGCATAAGAAGCAGAGGAATGAATGCTTATAGGTTGGGAATACGTGGGAGCAGAATAGGTGCATTGTAG